The following coding sequences are from one Lolium rigidum isolate FL_2022 chromosome 6, APGP_CSIRO_Lrig_0.1, whole genome shotgun sequence window:
- the LOC124659286 gene encoding late embryogenesis abundant protein Lea5-like, which produces MALALSGSAAARALAQLLAPTTRCYAAAAASGAMRRGAADRKATGEAEKAATDASWVPDPVTGHYRPANRAAAVDPADLRAAHLGRTYARA; this is translated from the coding sequence ATGGCTCTCGCTCTCTCCGGCTCCGCTGCTGCCCGCGCGCTCGCCCAGCTGCTCGCCCCGACCACCAGGTGCTACGCCGCGGCAGCTGCCTCCGGCGCCATGAGGCGCGGCGCCGCGGACAGGAAGGCGACGGGTGAGGCCGAGAAGGCTGCCACCGACGCGTCGTGGGTCCCCGACCCCGTCACCGGCCACTACCGCCCGGCCAACCGCGCCGCGGCCGTCGACCCcgccgacctccgcgccgcccaccTCGGCCGCACCTACGCACGGGCTTGA